One genomic window of Staphylococcus hsinchuensis includes the following:
- a CDS encoding class I SAM-dependent methyltransferase produces the protein MNEEKFNELAQAYDSPNRIELAQIIANETNKLLDTTQYESLLDYGGGTGLVTLSIDHHFKSVILIDSSEQIVNVFKEKYKALDKDNMQGFVGDILTDSNIATEKEQYDVIFLSLVLLHSGDYQQLLKQLEPQLKQNGMFIIVDFDKNDKVSHPAVYNGFHQSEIKQTLETIGLKDIHTHTFYHGKQIFMNQDASMFIASGLKR, from the coding sequence ATGAATGAGGAAAAATTTAACGAGTTAGCACAAGCCTACGATAGCCCTAACAGAATTGAACTCGCACAAATTATTGCCAATGAAACAAATAAGCTCTTAGATACAACTCAATACGAGTCATTATTAGACTATGGTGGTGGTACCGGTTTAGTTACTTTATCAATCGATCACCATTTTAAATCAGTAATACTTATAGATTCATCTGAACAGATTGTGAACGTCTTTAAAGAGAAATACAAAGCTTTAGATAAAGACAATATGCAAGGATTCGTCGGAGATATTTTAACCGATTCAAACATAGCCACTGAAAAAGAACAATATGACGTCATATTTTTATCTTTAGTATTATTGCATAGTGGAGATTACCAGCAATTATTAAAGCAACTAGAACCACAATTAAAACAAAACGGCATGTTCATTATCGTTGATTTCGATAAAAATGATAAAGTCAGTCATCCCGCAGTCTATAATGGTTTCCACCAATCAGAGATCAAGCAAACCCTAGAAACAATTGGATTGAAAGATATTCATACTCACACGTTTTATCATGGCAAACAAATATTTATGAACCAAGACGCTAGCATGTTTATCGCTAGTGGATTGAAACGATAA
- a CDS encoding phosphatase PAP2 family protein: MKYYIKMVVAAICILLLMVCIHFQLTTGLDRAVYQTLREHMKSEVVVQYLHIISNVFSPVNCLIYILIILVGLFVYRRFLFWWYGLWCFSIFAIGTFLKYVIQRTRPNIDIDGFSFPSMHVLSICILVSFILLLKRNKLLKIIAVCLVVSLMISRIYLQAHYFTDTLASLFVIYMMLQACYLMQNSDKRFQTTEPPDKN, translated from the coding sequence GTGAAGTACTATATAAAAATGGTAGTTGCTGCGATTTGTATTTTATTACTGATGGTATGCATTCATTTTCAGTTAACGACGGGATTAGACCGTGCAGTTTATCAAACTTTGAGAGAACATATGAAGTCTGAAGTTGTAGTTCAATATTTACATATCATTTCGAATGTTTTTTCACCAGTGAATTGTTTGATATACATATTAATTATTTTAGTAGGGTTATTTGTTTATCGAAGATTTTTATTTTGGTGGTATGGTCTGTGGTGTTTTAGCATTTTTGCAATAGGTACATTTTTAAAGTATGTGATTCAACGTACCCGTCCGAATATTGATATTGACGGCTTTAGCTTCCCGAGTATGCATGTATTGAGTATCTGCATATTAGTGAGTTTCATCCTATTGTTAAAGCGCAATAAATTGTTAAAAATCATAGCCGTTTGCCTCGTCGTTTCTTTAATGATTTCGCGTATTTATTTACAAGCACATTATTTCACAGATACTTTAGCAAGTTTATTCGTTATTTATATGATGTTACAGGCATGCTATCTTATGCAAAATAGTGACAAACGTTTCCAAACAACTGAACCTCCCGATAAAAATTAA